The following are encoded in a window of Peromyscus eremicus chromosome 12, PerEre_H2_v1, whole genome shotgun sequence genomic DNA:
- the LOC131922362 gene encoding keratin-associated protein 6-2-like, giving the protein MCCNYYGSSCGSGYGCGYGSGYGCGYGSGYGCGYGSGYGCGYGSGYGSGCGYGSGYGCGYGSGYGCGYGSGYGCGYGSGYGCGYGSGYGSGCGYGSYYRSGCCGSGPSCYRRCYSCC; this is encoded by the coding sequence ATGTGTTGTAACTACTACGGTAGCTCCTGTGGCTCTGGCTATGGCTGTGGATACGGCTCTGGCTATGGCTGTGGATATGGCTCTGGCTATGGCTGTGGATATGGCTCTGGCTATGGCTGTGGATACGGCTCTGGCTATGGAAGTGGCTGTGGATATGGCTCTGGCTATGGCTGTGGATATGGCTCTGGTTATGGCTGTGGATATGGCTCTGGCTATGGCTGTGGATATGGCTCTGGCTATGGCTGTGGATATGGCTCTGGCTATGGAAGTGGCTGTGGATATGGCTCCTACTATAGGTCCGGCTGTTGTGGCTCTGGACCATCTTGCTACAGAAGATGCTATTCTTGCTGCTAG